The Enterococcus sp. 7F3_DIV0205 genome has a window encoding:
- the dhaS gene encoding dihydroxyacetone kinase transcriptional activator DhaS, giving the protein MTGSLITKKKIAKVFKKLVAEIGFEKVTIAKIMKESNMRRQTFYDYFQDKYDLADWIFRQEAIEKIEDNLAYEGWQFIVENLFVYFEENQVFYRRILTFEGQNSFQEYYTQHLKVLIHQVLVVKKQTDETLEDGDRLFLEEFYANAFVSLTTKWIIEGCKIDSHRFAEQMKIAFLMGFEERQ; this is encoded by the coding sequence ATGACAGGATCATTGATTACGAAAAAGAAAATTGCGAAGGTATTTAAAAAGCTTGTTGCTGAGATCGGTTTTGAAAAAGTCACGATCGCAAAAATCATGAAGGAAAGTAACATGCGCCGCCAGACGTTTTATGATTATTTTCAAGATAAATATGATTTAGCCGACTGGATTTTTCGACAAGAGGCAATCGAAAAAATTGAAGATAATTTAGCTTATGAGGGTTGGCAATTTATTGTGGAAAACTTGTTTGTCTACTTTGAGGAAAATCAGGTATTTTATCGCAGGATCCTGACTTTTGAGGGACAAAACTCGTTTCAAGAATATTATACACAACATTTGAAAGTATTGATCCATCAAGTTTTAGTGGTTAAAAAGCAAACAGACGAGACTCTGGAAGATGGGGATCGCTTATTTCTGGAAGAATTTTATGCGAATGCATTTGTTTCATTAACGACAAAATGGATTATTGAGGGTTGCAAGATTGATTCGCATCGATTTGCTGAGCAAATGAAAATTGCCTTTTTAATGGGATTTGAAGAAAGACAATGA
- a CDS encoding dihydroxyacetone kinase subunit DhaK, whose amino-acid sequence MKQLINSRGQIRQQLLAGLTYTYNDTLTWQEKTGIVTKKVIPEDKVVLISGGGCGHEPAHVGYIGENMLDCAVMGAIFEPPVSSEILQAIEQTYNGQGTLLIIKNFEKDLASFLEAERLAKAKGLTVSHVIVDDDCSIESGTFEKRRRGVAGTVFVHKILGAAAAEGNSLDELKALGEQVIPLIKTLGVAFSPASPIGVIPQQYELAENEMYFGIGIHGEPGYRIETMQSSERIAVELVNKLKQQYKKKELRKAAVLVNGLGGIPLLELSVFMNDVQQLLDIEDIDVVYKRMGDFLTAYNTNGLSLTLLTIKEDKWLDYLRIPTDAFGWK is encoded by the coding sequence ATGAAGCAATTGATTAATTCCCGCGGACAGATTCGCCAACAACTACTAGCAGGACTTACCTATACATATAACGATACCTTGACTTGGCAAGAAAAGACTGGAATCGTCACTAAAAAAGTGATTCCCGAGGATAAAGTAGTTTTAATCAGCGGTGGTGGCTGTGGACATGAACCAGCTCACGTTGGCTATATTGGTGAGAATATGCTGGATTGTGCGGTTATGGGTGCTATTTTTGAACCACCTGTCAGCTCAGAAATTCTTCAAGCGATCGAACAGACATACAATGGGCAAGGTACTTTACTGATCATCAAGAATTTTGAAAAAGATTTAGCCAGTTTTTTAGAAGCTGAACGTCTAGCTAAAGCAAAGGGGTTAACAGTCTCTCATGTCATTGTAGATGACGATTGTTCAATTGAAAGTGGCACATTCGAAAAAAGACGACGTGGAGTTGCTGGAACTGTTTTTGTGCACAAAATTCTTGGTGCAGCAGCCGCTGAGGGTAACTCTCTAGATGAGCTAAAAGCATTAGGCGAACAAGTAATCCCTCTGATCAAAACATTAGGTGTTGCTTTTTCACCCGCTTCTCCTATTGGTGTCATTCCCCAACAATATGAATTAGCAGAAAATGAAATGTACTTCGGTATTGGTATTCACGGAGAACCTGGCTACCGTATTGAAACAATGCAATCCTCTGAACGAATCGCAGTTGAGCTTGTAAACAAATTAAAGCAGCAATATAAAAAGAAAGAATTGAGAAAAGCAGCTGTCTTAGTAAATGGTTTAGGTGGAATCCCTTTACTTGAACTTAGTGTTTTTATGAACGATGTCCAACAATTATTGGATATTGAAGATATTGACGTCGTTTATAAACGAATGGGCGATTTTTTAACTGCTTATAATACAAATGGTCTTTCTTTAACTTTATTAACAATCAAAGAGGATAAATGGTTGGATTATTTAAGGATCCCAACTGATGCCTTTGGCTGGAAATAA
- a CDS encoding ATP-binding cassette domain-containing protein — protein sequence MEIKVRDLVMRYGRAEVLNIRSLDFEKGTSYGLVGHNGAGKTTLFKCMTNIIANYQGEILIDDTSVKQHNEVLLNVGIVLDGMSVYSNRSGWFNIQYFSGLRGNFDEEKARDLARELDLYAVLDQKVKTYSYGMQKKLILLIALMHTPEVLILDEPFRGLDIDTVKWFKKYLKQLTEKGLTLVISSHVQNDLEALCDIVYVIDRGRISETIDINAEKEKQIRRIDTTNNARLQEMLDEANYYYQVDDEGGVKLDISDERWVLVKQRLTEEAIDISELSKVKILDEKLN from the coding sequence ATGGAAATTAAAGTAAGGGATTTAGTTATGCGCTATGGTCGTGCTGAAGTTTTGAACATCCGTTCATTAGACTTCGAAAAAGGCACGTCGTATGGTTTAGTTGGTCATAATGGCGCAGGTAAAACAACGTTGTTTAAATGTATGACCAATATCATTGCCAATTACCAAGGAGAAATTTTGATTGATGACACTTCAGTGAAACAGCACAATGAAGTGCTATTGAATGTGGGAATCGTTTTAGATGGCATGTCTGTCTATTCGAACCGTTCAGGTTGGTTCAATATCCAGTATTTTTCTGGGTTGCGTGGTAATTTTGATGAAGAAAAAGCGAGAGATCTGGCAAGAGAGTTGGATTTATACGCTGTATTGGATCAAAAAGTAAAAACTTATTCATATGGGATGCAGAAAAAATTGATTTTATTGATTGCATTGATGCATACTCCAGAAGTCTTGATTTTAGATGAACCATTCCGCGGATTAGATATCGACACGGTGAAATGGTTTAAAAAATATTTGAAACAATTGACAGAAAAAGGCTTAACATTGGTAATTTCCAGTCATGTCCAAAATGACTTAGAAGCATTATGTGACATCGTGTATGTGATCGACCGCGGTCGAATTTCAGAAACGATCGACATCAATGCTGAAAAAGAAAAACAAATTCGCCGTATCGATACGACCAATAATGCCCGTCTACAAGAAATGTTGGATGAAGCCAATTATTACTATCAAGTAGATGATGAAGGCGGCGTTAAATTGGATATCTCTGATGAGCGTTGGGTACTGGTTAAACAACGTTTAACAGAAGAAGCAATTGACATTTCTGAATTATCTAAAGTGAAAATTTTAGATGAGAAATTGAATTAG